The Aureispira anguillae genome contains a region encoding:
- the hydA gene encoding dihydropyrimidinase, with protein MSILIKNGRIVTAAEDYIADIYIEGEQIVAIGQNLSLKADQEIDATGKLVFPGGIDPHVHLDMPFMGTYSSDDYSTGTLAALHGGTTSVIDFILQTQGKSLRHALEEWQGRSKGNAYGDYSFHMAVTDFNENTKLEIREMVEEGITSFKTFMAYKGALMIDDGQMVDLMQEVKRQGGMVTVHATNGDMIDKLIAKHKSEGKLSPLYHYLSQPEVTEAEASGRFSDMAHYTNVPAYIVHMTCEGALNAVRRATMRNQQVFVETCIQYLILDASLYENDFEGAKWVMSPPLRQPKDQEALWAGLNQGLIQVVGTDHCPFKWEQKLMGKDDFSKIPNGHPAIEHRIELLYSEGVNKGKITLNKFVEVSSTNAAKLFGMYPKKGCIAIGSDADLVIFDPNKQHQLSVNTHHMNVDYSGYEGWEVTGKCETVLLRGQIAIDKGETKINKGYGQFVKRNKVNGII; from the coding sequence ATGTCTATTCTCATTAAAAACGGTCGCATTGTTACTGCTGCTGAAGATTATATTGCAGATATTTATATAGAAGGCGAGCAAATTGTTGCTATAGGGCAAAATTTAAGTCTTAAAGCAGATCAAGAAATTGATGCAACTGGTAAATTAGTCTTTCCTGGAGGAATTGACCCTCATGTACATCTAGATATGCCTTTTATGGGCACCTATTCAAGCGATGACTATTCAACTGGAACCTTGGCAGCACTGCATGGAGGAACAACTTCTGTTATTGATTTTATTCTTCAAACACAAGGCAAATCTCTTCGTCATGCACTAGAAGAATGGCAAGGCCGCTCTAAGGGGAATGCCTATGGTGACTATTCTTTTCACATGGCCGTTACCGATTTTAATGAAAATACCAAGCTTGAGATTCGAGAAATGGTAGAAGAGGGCATTACTTCTTTCAAAACATTTATGGCTTATAAGGGAGCCTTAATGATTGACGATGGGCAAATGGTGGACTTGATGCAAGAAGTTAAGAGGCAAGGTGGAATGGTTACGGTTCATGCTACCAATGGCGATATGATTGACAAACTTATAGCCAAGCATAAATCAGAAGGGAAATTATCCCCATTGTATCATTACTTATCGCAACCAGAAGTAACTGAAGCAGAAGCATCTGGTCGTTTTTCTGACATGGCGCATTATACCAATGTTCCTGCTTATATTGTTCACATGACCTGCGAAGGAGCCCTAAATGCTGTTCGTCGTGCCACCATGCGCAACCAGCAAGTTTTTGTTGAAACCTGCATCCAATACCTAATTTTAGACGCTTCTCTGTATGAAAATGATTTTGAAGGAGCCAAATGGGTCATGAGCCCTCCTCTTCGTCAACCCAAGGATCAAGAAGCACTTTGGGCAGGACTCAACCAAGGCTTGATACAAGTAGTTGGAACCGACCATTGTCCTTTCAAATGGGAACAAAAACTAATGGGCAAAGATGATTTTTCTAAAATTCCCAATGGTCACCCTGCTATTGAACATCGCATTGAATTACTTTATTCAGAGGGAGTGAACAAAGGAAAAATCACCCTCAATAAATTTGTAGAGGTAAGTTCTACCAATGCCGCCAAGCTTTTTGGTATGTATCCTAAAAAAGGTTGCATTGCAATTGGTTCGGACGCAGATTTAGTCATATTCGATCCCAACAAGCAACACCAACTTTCGGTCAACACACACCATATGAATGTCGATTATTCAGGTTATGAAGGTTGGGAAGTAACAGGAAAGTGCGAAACGGTACTTTTGAGGGGACAGATTGCAATCGATAAAGGTGAAACCAAGATTAATAAAGGCTACGGTCAGTTTGTCAAACGCAATAAAGTAAATGGAATTATTTAA
- a CDS encoding PKD domain-containing protein — translation MKFPVSLVLLPLLLIGSTISSLAQAPTGIVLTNNNVPENEDLYTFIGTLSAIDADQNNGHVFQLIEGADDNDFFKIRSDSLFTFFSFNFERKNNYSVLIKATDSTNQAFLQHSTILVTDVWGKYDQNGYADADLANKYPQVNVGDYIYFNGVNSNNAIYAQNKGYPSVSYPNKVLIRGDHYQAISILFSQVHGINTHQRVPVTNFLGQVYVTNYIELRGGSFWRLTGDYNPTLGLGSAPYKGCRQGNSTANFGFSSGQYGIWVSREWIDEGSNLVKVSGIATGFEIDHLEISDGGFAGLMLKYDDMDIHSMDDVEVHHLYIHDIGSEGMYIGSTQNGAQHVFKNLHIHHCAVLRTGGEAIQVSQQDAGCRLEHNVLWGAFDWLSPFQKWQDNIVQLGSKNGDIAIQNNIIMGASGNAINIFNKSKLGIIPNGLPIAVENNLIWCSRGNVGSYLGSTDGVTPWVWKKNYAGKFFFDYDRVYPNTTPLPNIVYIGFRNLNITADILDNCFDYSRSTFYGFWGNGLIQINDSNNIRKALPNPCFRAFIGESDNFNYLRWTRWTATVGEEHGFPSTNTNKGQAVTYTVGDVVQYHVGKQTRFYRCIQTHTLQEPSPDGNQYWKLLKWNNKGNISYLPPDDVRLDVGSFYHTQNIGLVSPQTGLEVDAGANQSHFFPVTTVSLEGNAYCSTATDSIQSYQWTQIQGNPLSISGQNSSELSISNPPIGQYAFVLTVNTHQGLVGRDTTELLISYMPQKPIAHAGPDLNLDFGNTNNHLNANLSSDPNGRIISYEWNIIEAPLHPTSKLLVNFTNQRYAAPSPWNNVTQTHQGTIIHDLIDSLGNTTPIGIELLNNWNGSNTNGVMTGNNTGIVPDVVARSYYWFQSGIHPIRIFGLQPNQLYSISFFASRNTNGDRTTIYRIGKHSVQLNAAYNIQNLAQLNWMQADANGEIVIYVTKSPTSSYAYLNAMIITTTGLSISDPNAINTSVSGLKTADYALQLQVIDDECLSDFDTVMLKITPTPPLKMGQDKIKPSNISLSPNPTKGISTLFIHPFQANLTCKIHSFEGRVVFHQTIQHEQEQLHLEKLPAGVYHIELLDDKEEPFWQSKFVKL, via the coding sequence ATGAAATTCCCAGTATCCCTAGTACTACTCCCCCTCCTCCTAATTGGATCTACCATCTCATCCCTTGCCCAAGCACCAACAGGTATTGTTTTGACCAATAATAACGTTCCTGAAAATGAAGATCTCTACACCTTTATTGGTACCCTATCGGCTATAGATGCTGACCAAAACAATGGCCACGTTTTTCAGTTAATTGAGGGAGCAGATGACAATGATTTTTTTAAAATTCGCTCTGATAGCCTATTTACCTTTTTTAGTTTTAATTTTGAACGCAAAAATAACTATTCTGTTTTAATCAAAGCTACTGATTCTACCAATCAAGCCTTTCTTCAACATTCTACGATTTTAGTGACAGATGTTTGGGGGAAATACGACCAAAATGGTTATGCAGATGCAGACCTTGCCAATAAATACCCACAAGTAAATGTTGGCGATTATATTTATTTTAATGGTGTAAACAGCAATAATGCTATTTATGCTCAAAACAAAGGTTATCCATCCGTTTCTTATCCGAATAAAGTCTTAATTCGTGGTGACCATTACCAAGCCATTTCCATTTTATTTTCACAAGTACATGGTATCAATACCCATCAACGTGTTCCTGTAACTAATTTTCTAGGGCAAGTCTATGTAACCAATTATATTGAATTGAGAGGGGGAAGTTTTTGGCGATTAACAGGAGATTACAACCCTACTTTGGGCTTAGGTTCTGCCCCCTATAAAGGGTGTCGCCAAGGCAACTCAACAGCCAATTTCGGTTTTAGTAGTGGTCAGTATGGAATTTGGGTTTCTCGTGAATGGATTGATGAAGGTAGCAACCTTGTAAAAGTTTCAGGAATAGCCACTGGTTTTGAAATTGATCACCTTGAAATTTCTGATGGGGGCTTTGCAGGCCTGATGCTAAAGTATGACGATATGGACATACACAGTATGGATGATGTAGAAGTACACCACTTGTATATTCACGACATTGGCTCAGAAGGAATGTATATTGGTTCTACTCAAAACGGTGCTCAACACGTTTTTAAAAATTTACACATCCATCATTGTGCGGTCCTTAGGACAGGCGGTGAAGCCATACAAGTCAGCCAACAAGATGCTGGATGCCGACTAGAACACAATGTACTTTGGGGGGCTTTTGACTGGTTGTCTCCTTTTCAGAAGTGGCAAGATAACATTGTTCAACTAGGAAGTAAAAATGGTGATATTGCCATCCAAAACAACATTATCATGGGCGCTTCAGGCAATGCTATTAATATCTTTAACAAAAGTAAGTTGGGCATTATTCCCAATGGTCTCCCTATTGCGGTAGAAAATAACCTCATTTGGTGTAGCAGAGGCAATGTTGGTTCCTATTTGGGCAGTACAGATGGTGTTACGCCTTGGGTATGGAAAAAAAACTATGCAGGAAAGTTCTTTTTTGATTATGATCGAGTATACCCCAATACTACTCCACTGCCCAATATTGTTTATATTGGTTTTAGAAACTTAAACATTACAGCTGATATTCTAGACAATTGTTTCGATTATTCCCGTTCTACTTTTTATGGTTTTTGGGGCAACGGGCTAATACAAATTAACGATTCTAACAACATTCGAAAAGCACTGCCCAATCCCTGTTTCAGAGCTTTTATTGGAGAATCTGATAATTTTAATTATCTAAGATGGACACGATGGACGGCAACGGTTGGAGAAGAGCATGGTTTTCCTTCTACCAATACCAACAAAGGGCAAGCTGTTACCTATACGGTAGGAGATGTTGTGCAATATCATGTTGGTAAACAAACCCGTTTTTACCGTTGTATACAAACCCACACACTACAAGAACCCAGCCCTGATGGAAATCAATATTGGAAATTGTTAAAATGGAACAACAAAGGGAATATTAGTTATCTACCTCCTGATGATGTTCGATTAGATGTTGGTAGTTTTTACCACACCCAAAACATTGGTTTAGTGAGTCCCCAAACTGGTCTTGAAGTTGATGCAGGAGCCAATCAATCGCACTTCTTCCCAGTTACTACAGTAAGCTTAGAAGGCAATGCTTATTGCTCTACTGCTACCGATTCGATACAAAGTTACCAATGGACTCAAATCCAAGGCAATCCACTTTCTATATCAGGGCAAAATAGCTCAGAGCTTTCCATTTCCAATCCACCAATAGGACAATATGCTTTTGTATTGACAGTCAATACACATCAAGGGCTTGTCGGAAGAGATACCACAGAACTTTTGATTTCTTATATGCCCCAAAAGCCTATTGCACATGCAGGTCCCGATCTCAATTTAGATTTTGGAAATACCAATAATCATCTAAACGCCAACTTAAGTAGTGATCCCAATGGGCGAATTATCTCTTATGAATGGAATATTATAGAGGCTCCTCTACACCCTACAAGCAAACTGCTGGTGAACTTTACCAATCAGCGTTATGCTGCCCCAAGCCCATGGAATAATGTTACTCAAACGCATCAAGGCACTATTATTCATGACTTAATAGACTCCTTAGGCAATACAACTCCTATTGGGATAGAGTTGTTAAACAACTGGAATGGCAGCAATACAAATGGCGTGATGACAGGCAACAATACAGGCATTGTTCCTGATGTAGTTGCCCGAAGTTATTATTGGTTTCAGTCTGGTATACATCCTATTCGCATTTTTGGTTTACAGCCCAATCAATTGTATTCGATTTCTTTTTTTGCGAGCAGGAACACCAATGGCGATAGAACAACCATTTATAGAATTGGGAAACACAGTGTTCAGTTAAATGCAGCTTACAATATCCAAAATTTAGCTCAACTCAATTGGATGCAAGCAGATGCCAATGGCGAAATTGTTATCTATGTAACCAAATCACCTACTTCTAGTTATGCTTATTTAAATGCCATGATCATTACTACAACTGGCTTGTCTATTTCTGATCCTAACGCTATCAACACCAGTGTTTCGGGACTAAAAACAGCTGATTATGCCCTTCAACTTCAGGTTATAGATGATGAATGTCTATCTGATTTTGATACTGTAATGCTCAAAATAACTCCAACTCCTCCCCTAAAAATGGGGCAGGACAAAATCAAACCATCAAATATTAGCCTAAGTCCCAACCCTACCAAAGGGATTTCCACCCTTTTTATCCATCCATTTCAAGCCAACTTAACCTGTAAAATTCACTCCTTCGAAGGACGAGTAGTTTTTCATCAAACCATACAGCATGAGCAAGAACAATTACACTTAGAAAAACTCCCTGCTGGAGTGTACCACATTGAATTGTTAGACGATAAAGAAGAACCCTTTTGGCAATCCAAATTTGTTAAGCTATAG
- a CDS encoding hotdog fold thioesterase — MKIWKQEFTLEGLDSMSVNTLVETFDIKFVAFGDDYLVAEMPVTHKNVQPMRILHGGASVALAETVGSIASVLCLDDPMTNHAVGLDINANHLRSVPEGDKVRAKVSPIHLGKKTHIWQIDITNEAGKLTCVSRLTMMIRKARL; from the coding sequence ATGAAAATTTGGAAACAAGAATTCACCTTAGAAGGGCTAGATAGTATGTCTGTAAATACGCTAGTTGAAACATTTGATATAAAATTTGTTGCCTTTGGGGATGATTATTTGGTTGCAGAAATGCCTGTTACCCACAAAAATGTCCAACCTATGAGAATTTTGCATGGGGGGGCTTCTGTTGCGCTTGCAGAAACAGTTGGCAGCATTGCCTCTGTGCTCTGTCTTGATGATCCGATGACCAATCATGCCGTTGGTTTGGATATCAATGCCAACCACCTTCGGTCGGTTCCTGAGGGAGACAAAGTTAGAGCCAAGGTAAGCCCTATTCACCTCGGCAAAAAAACGCATATTTGGCAAATTGATATTACAAACGAAGCAGGAAAATTAACCTGTGTTAGTCGCCTGACTATGATGATTCGCAAGGCAAGATTATAA
- a CDS encoding response regulator transcription factor, which yields MAVRIFLVEDEASIRDALKLNLELEGYEVVTTGDGKQVLKLFKEQHFDIILLDIMLPEVSGLELCEQIRLVNIDIPIIFLTAKDTTADKVAGLKKGADDYIVKPFNLEELLLRVQILLKRSQARTSTSLESFEFGNNRANFKTYEAKGKQGEFKLTKKEAMLLKLLIERRGEVVSRQQILQSVWGYDVYPSTRTIDNFILSFRKYFEEDPKSPNFFHSVRGVGYKFVMN from the coding sequence ATGGCAGTACGAATTTTTTTAGTCGAAGACGAGGCTAGTATTAGAGATGCACTCAAACTCAATTTAGAATTAGAGGGCTACGAAGTTGTTACAACAGGTGATGGCAAGCAAGTCCTCAAATTATTCAAAGAACAGCATTTTGATATTATTCTCCTAGACATCATGCTTCCTGAGGTAAGTGGTCTAGAATTATGCGAACAGATTCGATTGGTTAACATCGATATTCCAATCATTTTCTTAACCGCCAAGGATACCACTGCCGACAAAGTAGCTGGTCTGAAAAAAGGTGCCGACGACTACATTGTCAAACCTTTTAACTTGGAAGAATTGTTGTTGCGGGTTCAAATTTTGCTCAAACGTAGTCAAGCAAGAACAAGTACCTCTTTAGAAAGTTTTGAATTTGGAAACAACAGGGCTAATTTTAAAACTTACGAAGCAAAAGGCAAACAAGGTGAATTTAAGTTAACCAAAAAAGAAGCAATGTTGCTAAAATTGCTGATTGAACGTAGAGGAGAAGTGGTTTCAAGGCAACAAATTCTCCAAAGTGTTTGGGGCTATGATGTCTATCCTTCTACTCGTACAATTGATAACTTTATTTTATCCTTCCGCAAATATTTTGAAGAAGATCCAAAATCGCCAAACTTCTTTCATTCTGTCCGTGGTGTGGGCTACAAATTTGTTATGAATTAA
- a CDS encoding sensor histidine kinase: MLSKKIKGADILFYFVITYVMVAGGWWSYLLYIKNSDALAAKKQILWLNMKEQGVEDKQIYLESVEYTRLTEQYERQKWMIFGESSVLLILIVLGIWRIAKSRQRELALAEQQRNFLLSITHELKSPIAVIKLTLDTFNKRTLTPEQSKMLTTNALADTERLNKLVEDLLLAARVDGGYQYTFEAIDLNELTQKCMRIAAPKYAGEIEFNSSLDQAILKKGDQTTLAFVVLNIIENAIKYAQNTSKIIVNLMLSKENMYCIEIADFGQGIPKAERENIFNKFYRIGNEDTRKTKGTGLGLYIAQQIVKAHKGSINVRSNHPTGSIFSIVLPKS, encoded by the coding sequence ATGCTGTCAAAGAAAATCAAGGGAGCTGATATATTGTTCTATTTTGTGATCACTTATGTTATGGTCGCTGGCGGTTGGTGGTCTTATCTATTGTATATAAAAAATAGTGATGCCTTGGCTGCCAAAAAGCAAATTCTTTGGCTAAACATGAAGGAACAAGGAGTCGAAGATAAACAAATCTACCTTGAATCGGTAGAATATACTCGATTGACGGAGCAATATGAGCGACAAAAATGGATGATATTTGGAGAGTCCTCTGTTTTATTGATTCTAATTGTTTTAGGGATTTGGAGAATTGCTAAAAGCCGCCAACGAGAATTAGCTTTAGCCGAACAACAACGTAACTTCTTATTGTCGATCACACATGAGTTAAAATCTCCTATTGCTGTTATAAAATTGACACTTGACACTTTCAACAAAAGAACCCTCACCCCCGAACAAAGCAAAATGCTTACCACCAATGCGCTTGCTGACACAGAACGACTTAATAAATTAGTCGAAGATTTATTATTGGCAGCTCGCGTTGACGGAGGGTATCAATATACTTTTGAAGCAATAGATTTAAATGAATTAACTCAAAAGTGTATGCGAATTGCCGCTCCTAAATACGCTGGTGAAATTGAATTTAATAGTAGTTTAGACCAAGCTATATTAAAAAAAGGCGACCAAACCACCTTGGCATTTGTTGTCCTAAACATTATTGAAAATGCGATTAAATATGCCCAAAATACATCTAAAATTATTGTTAACTTAATGCTTAGTAAAGAAAACATGTACTGTATTGAAATTGCCGATTTTGGGCAAGGTATCCCCAAGGCAGAACGTGAAAATATTTTTAACAAATTTTATCGGATTGGTAATGAAGATACGAGAAAAACCAAAGGGACAGGATTAGGATTGTACATCGCCCAACAAATTGTAAAAGCGCACAAAGGGTCGATTAATGTCCGTAGTAATCATCCTACTGGAAGTATTTTTAGTATTGTATTACCCAAATCCTAA
- a CDS encoding ExbD/TolR family protein, translating to MGLKKRTKVSAEFNMSSLTDIIFLLLIFFMLTSSLVSPTAINLKLPNSSKSTPSKQKVEGPIKLDINKRKEYTVNGRRLAEDAVRGKLAGIISKDRRKPEDITIILSIHESVDAQTLVTNVDMLNDFGVKMILATKLSS from the coding sequence ATGGGATTAAAAAAGAGAACCAAAGTATCTGCAGAATTTAATATGTCATCTTTGACGGATATTATTTTCTTGTTGCTCATCTTCTTTATGTTGACCTCTAGTTTAGTTAGCCCTACAGCTATTAATCTTAAATTGCCAAATTCTAGTAAAAGTACGCCTAGTAAGCAAAAGGTAGAGGGACCAATCAAATTGGACATCAATAAACGAAAAGAATATACCGTCAATGGCCGCCGTCTAGCAGAAGATGCCGTTCGTGGAAAATTAGCGGGTATTATTAGCAAAGATAGACGCAAACCAGAGGATATTACCATCATTCTTTCTATACACGAATCGGTTGATGCACAGACTTTGGTTACCAATGTAGATATGCTCAATGATTTTGGTGTTAAAATGATTTTGGCAACCAAACTTTCTTCTTAA
- a CDS encoding ExbD/TolR family protein, producing MGLKKRNKFNAEFNMSSLTDIIFLLLIFFMLTSSLTSPNTQNLDRPKSNSKTPSPQNVALSITPEGKFFVDADEVPRAQLEQKLLEAINKERQKNREKNIQTEVTIVLNVEMTETTGTIVEYMKLSNKLGVRLILATEPGDE from the coding sequence ATGGGATTAAAAAAGAGAAATAAATTCAACGCAGAATTTAATATGTCGTCTTTGACGGATATTATCTTTTTGTTGTTGATTTTCTTTATGCTGACATCAAGTTTGACTAGTCCAAACACACAAAACTTAGATCGTCCAAAATCTAATAGCAAAACTCCTTCTCCTCAAAATGTAGCGCTTTCGATTACTCCTGAAGGCAAGTTTTTTGTAGATGCAGATGAGGTGCCTAGAGCTCAATTGGAACAGAAGTTATTAGAGGCTATTAATAAAGAACGTCAGAAAAATCGTGAAAAAAATATTCAAACAGAAGTGACCATTGTGCTCAATGTAGAAATGACAGAGACAACGGGTACCATTGTTGAATATATGAAACTTAGTAATAAATTAGGTGTTCGTCTAATCTTAGCCACTGAACCTGGAGATGAATAA
- a CDS encoding MotA/TolQ/ExbB proton channel family protein: MFSNPFFLFQLPATDSTLTPTVESFSLIGVVVKGGPIGITIAIILLFLSVVAIYILIERYLTIKRAGEVDDTFMREIGNFVQSGDIKSAINKCNTTDTPVARLVSKGLHRIGKPLEDINTAVQNVGNLEIYKLEKRLSLLATISGAAPMIGFLGTVTGMILSFMNMAGGDVSTESLAGGIYQALVTTAFGLVVGIIAFIGYNTLIAQMDRVVFKMEAATVEFLDLLQEPVQ, translated from the coding sequence ATGTTTTCTAATCCATTTTTCTTATTTCAGCTACCTGCAACAGATTCTACTTTGACACCAACAGTAGAGAGTTTTTCATTGATTGGAGTTGTAGTAAAAGGTGGTCCAATTGGTATCACTATCGCTATTATTCTTTTGTTCTTATCTGTTGTTGCTATTTATATTCTTATCGAACGCTATTTGACCATCAAACGTGCTGGTGAAGTAGACGACACTTTTATGAGAGAAATCGGTAATTTTGTACAAAGTGGCGATATTAAATCTGCCATCAACAAGTGCAACACAACAGACACACCTGTTGCTAGACTTGTATCTAAAGGCTTGCACCGCATTGGCAAACCATTAGAGGATATTAATACAGCCGTACAAAATGTTGGTAATCTAGAAATATACAAATTAGAAAAACGCCTGTCTTTATTGGCTACGATCTCTGGTGCTGCTCCTATGATTGGTTTCTTAGGTACGGTAACGGGTATGATCTTGTCGTTTATGAATATGGCTGGCGGTGATGTTAGTACAGAGTCTTTAGCGGGTGGTATTTACCAAGCCTTGGTTACGACTGCCTTTGGTTTAGTGGTAGGAATTATTGCCTTCATTGGTTATAATACCTTGATTGCTCAAATGGATCGGGTTGTTTTTAAAATGGAAGCAGCTACCGTAGAGTTTTTAGACTTATTGCAAGAGCCTGTTCAATAG
- a CDS encoding tetratricopeptide repeat protein, protein MKFLFFFLNILLTYSAFPQLDKETEYQINQLVETFKQKDYGRVVYFADELLKKKPDDYYSLVYKGQALYHLGKNEAAIQAITEGIKINPQYFEAYECRGLIYSFMEEYNLAIKDIQVAIKNDPRNVMLLNLRGKIFQKKGEFDNAIKSYGHTLSVDSSNHEALVSRAYSNKALENYSKALEDLEKAITIDATNVLQYEVRAFTYIGMEAYEKAITNFEKIIRLISKVDGKEHEDWLAYTYNNIGFAQSKIGKNTLALKYINQSIDMLDTNPYAYKNRALVYLNLNEKAKACNDLVRSKQLGFTKLYGNEVNELIKKNCVN, encoded by the coding sequence ATGAAATTTTTATTTTTTTTCCTTAATATTTTGCTTACTTATTCTGCATTTCCCCAATTAGACAAGGAAACCGAATATCAAATAAATCAGCTTGTTGAGACGTTTAAACAAAAAGACTATGGGCGAGTGGTTTACTTTGCGGATGAGTTGCTAAAGAAAAAACCAGATGATTATTATTCATTGGTCTATAAAGGGCAAGCCTTGTATCATCTTGGAAAAAATGAAGCAGCGATTCAAGCCATTACAGAAGGGATTAAAATTAATCCCCAATATTTTGAAGCTTATGAGTGCAGAGGGCTTATTTATAGTTTTATGGAGGAGTATAACCTTGCGATAAAAGACATTCAAGTAGCCATAAAAAATGACCCTAGAAATGTAATGTTATTAAATCTTAGAGGGAAAATTTTTCAAAAAAAAGGCGAATTTGATAATGCCATAAAAAGTTATGGTCATACCCTAAGTGTCGATTCTTCCAATCACGAAGCCTTGGTTTCTAGAGCCTATTCCAACAAGGCGCTAGAGAATTATTCTAAGGCACTTGAAGATTTAGAAAAAGCAATAACTATTGATGCGACAAATGTCCTTCAGTATGAAGTAAGGGCATTTACCTATATTGGAATGGAGGCATACGAAAAGGCAATAACAAATTTTGAAAAAATCATTCGTTTAATTTCAAAGGTTGATGGAAAAGAGCATGAGGATTGGCTAGCATATACTTATAATAATATAGGATTTGCTCAATCCAAAATTGGAAAAAATACGCTTGCTTTAAAGTATATCAATCAGTCAATTGATATGCTAGATACCAACCCTTATGCCTACAAAAATAGGGCACTTGTTTATTTAAATCTCAATGAAAAAGCAAAAGCATGTAATGATCTAGTAAGATCAAAACAGCTTGGTTTTACTAAATTATACGGCAATGAAGTTAATGAGTTAATCAAAAAAAATTGCGTGAATTAA